A region from the Triticum aestivum cultivar Chinese Spring chromosome 3D, IWGSC CS RefSeq v2.1, whole genome shotgun sequence genome encodes:
- the LOC123074132 gene encoding protein IQ-domain 26 gives MGKAARWLRGLLGGGGKKEQGKEHRRPATSTAPHGDRKRWSFCKSTRDSAEAEAAAAAAALSGNAAIARAAEAAWLKSLYNETEREQSKHAIAVAAATAAAADAAVAAAQAAVEVVRLTSKGPTSTVLAVAVAEPRGRASAAVKIQTAFRGFLAKKALRALKGLVKLQALVRGYLVRKQAAATLQSMQALVRAQACIRAARSRAAALPTNLRVHPTPVRPRYSLQERYSTTEDSRSDHSVAPYYSRRLSASVESSSCHGYDRSPKIVEMDTGRPKSRSSSLRTTSPGASEECYAHSVSSPLMPCRAPPRIAAPTARHFPEYEWCEKARPATAQSTPRYASYAPVTPTKSACGGYTYSNSPSTLNCPSYMSGTQSSVAKVRSQSAPKQRPEEGAVRKRVPLSEVIILQEGRASLSGGTQRSCNRPAQEEAFSFKKAVVSRFDRSSEAAERERDRDLFLQKGW, from the exons ATGGGCAAGGCGGCGAGGTGGCTGCGCGGCCTGCTGGGCGGCGGCGGGAAGAAGGAGCAGGGGAAGGAGCATAGGCGGCCGGCCACGTCCACGGCGCCGCACGGGGACAGGAAGCGCTGGAGCTTCTGCAAGTCCACCAGGGACTCagccgaggcggaggcggcggccgcggccgccgcgctcAGCGGCAACGCGGCGATCGCGCGGGCGGCCGAGGCGGCGTGGCTCAAGTCCTTGTACAACGAGACCGAGCGGGAGCAGAGCAAGcacgccatcgccgtcgccgcggCCACCGCGGCGGCGGCCGACGCTGCCGTGGCCGCGGCGCAGGCCGCCGTGGAGGTCGTGCGGCTCACCAGCAAAGGGCCGACGTCGAcggtgctcgccgtcgccgtcgcggaGCCCCGTGGCCGCGCCTCCGCCGCGGTCAAGATCCAGACAGCGTTCCGTGGCTTCCTG GCCAAGAAGGCTCTGCGCGCGCTCAAGGGGCTGGTGAAGCTGCAGGCGCTCGTGCGCGGCTACCTGGTGCGCAAGCAGGCGGCGGCCACGCTGCAGAGCATGCAGGCGCTCGTCCGCGCGCAGGCCTGCATCCGCGCCGCCCGCTCGCGCGCCGCCGCGCTCCCCACGAACCTTCGCGTCCACCCCACTCCTGTCCGGCCGCGCTACTCGCTG CAAGAGCGGTACAGCACCACTGAGGATTCCCGGAGCGACCACAGCGTGGCGCCGTACTACAGCCGCCGGCTGTCGGCGAGCGTGGAGTCGTCGTCGTGCCACGGGTACGACCGGAGCCCCAAGATCGTGGAGATGGACACCGGCCGGCCCAAGTCGCGCTCCTCCTCGCTCCGGACGACCTCCCCCGGCGCCAGCGAGGAGTGCTACGCCCACTCGGTGTCGTCGCCGCTCATGCCGTGCCGGGCGCCCCCGCGGATCGCCGCGCCGACCGCGCGCCACTTCCCGGAGTACGAGTGGTGCGAGAAGGCCCGGCCGGCGACGGCGCAGAGCACGCCCCGGTACGCGAGCTACGCGCCCGTCACGCCGACCAAGAGCGCGTGCGGCGGCTACACCTACAGCAACAGCCCGTCGACGCTCAACTGCCCCAGCTACATGTCGGGCACGCAGTCGTCCGTGGCGAAGGTGCGGTCGCAGAGCGCGCCGAAGCAGCGGCCGGAGGAGGGCGCGGTGCGGAAGAGGGTGCCGCTGAGCGAGGTGATCATCCTGCAGGAGGGCCGGGCGAGCCTGAGCGGCGGCACGCAGAGGTCGTGCAACCGGCCGGCGCAGGAGGAGGCGTTCAGCTTCAAGAAGGCCGTGGTGAGCCGCTTCGACCGCTCGTCGGAGGCGGCCGAGAGGGAACGGGACCGGGACCTGTTCCTGCAGAAGGGATGGTGA